The DNA region GCCCGTTTTTTTATCGTGTATACCATCTTTTCGTCCTCCAATCATTAATACATGGGGAGGCATAACCCCATAGACAAACGAATGGATTGCAGGCCAATCCGGAATTTTTACAGTATCGAAACGGAAGTTACCTAACGATTGGGCAGATGCGGAGAGCGTTGCAACAATACCAAAAATAAAAACCAAACATCGGAACCAAGCTTTCGGAAGCTGTTGAATAGCTCTGAAATAAAAACGAATCACCATTTCTCTTTTGGTAATTTGGTTACGCCAAAAAAGCGACGCACGCTGTATTTACCGGTGCCATAAACTAAGACGTGGATCATTCCACCAATAAATGCAATATTTTTCATAAAGTGGATCGCTTGTACGTTGCGAATGTGACGTGGATCATCCCAAAATGAATAGACAATAAAGGTAACCGGGACCCAATAGAGTAGTAATAAAGTCACCGCTAAAGCAGGACGGTATCCGATCAACAGGAAAATGCCTCCAATGGCTAAGGCCAGCGCAGTGCTGTAAATCAGCAAGTCAGGATTCCAGGTAAGTCCGTATTCCAACATGGTTTCTTTGGTACGATGCATAAACCATACGGAAGTAAAAGCTTCAAAAAGGGAAATCGTTGCGATCATCGCCCTTGCTAATAAATCAAATAAATCTTTCATTTGGGATTTGGATCGGCTTAGGCTGAAAAGGATTGCCCACAGCCACAGGTATCTTTTGCATTTGGATTAACAAATGTAAATCCACGGTTATTTAGGCCTTCAACCCAGTCAATTTGCATTCCGACCAAATAAAGGGAATGTGCTTTATCCATTAAAACTTTAAATCCACCTATTTCAAAAATCTGATCTTTTTCCTGAGCCAGGTCAAATCCCATAACATAACTAAAGCCGGAGCAGCCTCCGCCTTTTACACCTACTCTAAGTCCATGACTATCAGGTATTTGTTGCTCATTTTTGATGCGCTCCAATTGTTTGATAGCGGTATCTGATATGGATATAGGTGCTTCAAGCATGGTTTCTGTCTGCATAAACAAGTATTTAATATTTAAACACAAAGTTAAGGCTTTTGGTTCTTTGCAAACGGATTAAAGCCAGCTCTTGTAATTGATTAAATTTGCAGCCAATTTGATAGGAATGAATGATTTTTTTGAAGTTTTGAAGTACACCCTCCCATCAACCGTAGTTTTTCTGACGGTCTATTTTTTACTTAAACAGTATTTTGAGCAGGAGCGCATCAAACTATACTCCCTTCAAAATAAAGAGCGGTATCAAACCAGCTTGCCATTAAAATTACAGGCTTATGAACGCATTACCCTATTTCTTGAGCGTTTAAAAATCACAAACCTGGTACTTCGATTTCCAATTTCCGGATCAAAACCGGCTGAATATTGTGAATTGCTTTCTATGGGGATTCAACAAGAGTTTGAACACAATTTGGTGCAACAATTATACGTAAGTGAAAAACTTTGGGAAATAGTAGTTTGGACCAAAGAAGAAATTTTAAATGAAATTGATCGGACAGGTCATGATTTAGCATCAACAGATTTAAATACTTCTAAAGATGTTTTAATCGCGCATTTGCATCAAAAAACAACACCAATTTTAGATAAAGCACTTTCCGCAGTTAAAAAGGAAATTCAATTGTTAGTGTAAATTATTTTTTAATCCATTTTATTTTTTAAAAGAAAATTAATATTTCAGCAAAATGATCAGCACTACGAATGTTAGCCTGGCTTATGGAAAACGAATTTTATTTGATGAAGTCAGTATCAGTTTTACCAAAGGCAATTGTTATGGCATTATCGGAGCCAACGGAGCAGGTAAAAGTACTTTTCTTAAAATATTAAGTGGAGAATTATTTCCCAATAAAGGAAGTGTCGATATATCTCCCGGCGAACGACTGGCGGTATTAAAACAAAATCAATTTGAGTTTGATAATCATTCGGTGTTAAACACCGTGTTTATGGGCCATAAAAAATTATGGAATTTAATTCTAGAACGTGAGGCTTTGTATGCAAAACCAGATTTTAGTGAAGAAGATGGAAACAAGGCAGCTCATCTAGAAGAGGAGTTTGGTGAAATCGGGGGGTATGAAGCAGAAAGTGAAGCTGCAACTTTATTGAGTTCGCTTGGAGTTCCGGAAACAATGCATTACAACTCCATGAGTGAAGTTGCATCCAATCTGAAAGTGCGGGTATTGTTGGCACAAGCATTGTTTGGAAACCCAGATATTTTGTTGTTGGATGAGCCTACCAATGGATTGGACGTAGATACCATTAAGTGGTTAGAAAACTTTTTGGCAGATTATGAAAACATTGTGGTGGTAGTGAGTCACGACCGTCACTTTTTAGATGCAGTATGCACCCACGTTGCAGATGTTGACCGTCAAAAAATTACCGTGTATACCGGGAATTACAGTTTTTGGTATGAGTCGAGCCAATTGGCTGCAAGACAGTTGTCAGATAAAAATAAGAAAGTCGAAGATCGCAGAAAAGAGTTGATGGATTTTATCGCGCGGTTTTCTGCGAATGCATCAAAAAGTAAACAAGCAACTTCCCGGAAGAAAGCATTGGAAAAATTGAACATCGAGCAAATTCATCCATCTTCCAGAAAATATCCGGGCATAGTATTTAAACCCGAACGGGAAGTAGGAGATCAGATTCTGAATGTGCAACATCTTGGCGCAACAGTCGATGGGCAGGTATACTACAGGGATATTTCTTTTGTGTTAAACAAGGGTGATAAAGTGGCTATTATCAGTAAGAACCAAAATGCCATTCATCACTTTTTTGATGTGTTGTCAGGAACCAAGGAAGCTCCGGAAGGAAGCTACAGTTGGGGAACCACGATATCTAAGGCTTATCTTCCATTGGATATCAGCGAGCATTTTCAAAACGAATTGAATTTGATGGATTGGTTACGGCAATATGTTCCGGCTAGCTACACCGATGTTGATGAAGTGTTTTTAAGAGGCTATTTGGGCAGAATGCTTTTTAGTGGAGATGAAGTCATGAAGAAATGCAAAGTTTTGAGTGGTGGTGAGAAAGTGCGTTCTATGCTCAGCATGATGATGTTGCAAAATCCCAATGTCTTGTTATTGGATGAACCCACCAATCACCTGGATTTGGAAAGCATCCAGGCATTCAACGAAAATATGATTGCGTTTAATGGCATTGTGTTGATCAATTCACACGATCATACTTTTTTGCAAACGGTGTGTAACCGGATTATTGAAATTACACCCAATGGTTGTATTGATAAACTGATGAATTTTGATGAGTACCTGGAAAATGAAGCAGTCCTGGAGCAACGCAATAAGATGTATTAGTTTTTTAATTCCAATTCTCAAAATTATTGATCGATTCAATTGTTGGTTTAAAAACTTTAGAACGGCACTGCTGTTTAGATTACAAGGGTTCTGATTTACAAATTATAATGTTTTTACAAAATGAAACGCATTTTACTTTTTGCATGTGGTTTTTTATTTTTTAACCAATCCTATTCCCAACAAATGAATCTAAAAACACTGTATGATTTTAAAGCGCTTACTATTGACGGCCAGGAATTTGATTTTAATTCACTAAAAGGTAAAAAAGTATTAATTGTAAATACTGCTTCCTTGTGCGGCTATACCCATCAATACAAAGAACTTGAAGAACTGTATACAATGTATGGCGGTGAACAATTTGCGATTATCGGCTTTCCTTCTAATGATTTTGGAGAACAGGAGCCCGGCAGTAATACGGAGATCAAAGAATTTTGCAGTAAAAACTATGGAGTATCTTTTCAAATGATGTCCAAAATTTCAGTAAGTGGGGAGCATATTGACCCTTTGTATAAATGGTTGACCACAAAAGAAGAAAATGGAGTACAAGATGCGCCGGTCAAGTGGAATTTTCAAAAATTCTTAATCGATAAAAACGGACAATGGGCTGGAATGATTGCCCACCGTGAAAGTCCATTGTGTGATCCGATAGTCAATTGGATTAAAGAGTAAATTAACTTAGTCATCTTCACAAAGTATTTTTTCAGTTTAATTTATAACAATTAGCTGAATAAATGTTTTGTGGTTCCCTCAAATAATTACTGCATCAGCTTAACCTAAATATATTGTAGTTAAAACATGTATGTATTGATGGGGCCTTCTTTTGGATTTTTATTATATAAAGGGGTTTAGACAATGTTATCGACCCAAGACAAAAGGTGTAATTTTTCAACTGTTATCATATTTGATTAAATCGTAATATTACAAACATATAATTGGATATTAATATAAATAAAAAATAAATATATCAAAAAATTTAAAAAAAGCAGTATAAAATTTGTTAAATAAGTAACAATAGTTTTCCTTTGCATCGAAGCTGGGACCTGTAACCCAAAACCAGGCTCAAAAACTGATGAAGCAAAGAAATTGTTCAACATTTCTTTTAGATGGGCATTTTATGCGCTCACTAAACCTAGCTGCTCTGAATACAGAGCAACTTGAAATTTCGATTTTAAATTCAAAAATTATTATTTCAGTTCATGGGTTGCTGAAAAGCTTTCGGCTATCCTATTCTCAATTAGCTAAAACAATGCAATGGATACATTGCATTCTGGCTAAATCAATTCATTCAAATAAGTCAAACATTCATTTCAAAAAATTATATGTATGAAAAAACTACTAACCAACTTTTATTTTTACTTACTATGCTTCTTATTCTTGAATTCAGAAGTGAAAGCAACTGAATTTGGTTCAGGTGACTGGGATGTATCCTACAATACTTGCGATGGATACATGGAAGTAAATATACTTTATTACAATAAGGATGGCGTAAATGATTGGATGGAATGGATGTATTTATATTATAAAAAATCCAATGGCGATTTCGAACAAGTACTAGCATGGGCGAATGATGATA from Saprospiraceae bacterium includes:
- a CDS encoding DoxX family protein is translated as MKDLFDLLARAMIATISLFEAFTSVWFMHRTKETMLEYGLTWNPDLLIYSTALALAIGGIFLLIGYRPALAVTLLLLYWVPVTFIVYSFWDDPRHIRNVQAIHFMKNIAFIGGMIHVLVYGTGKYSVRRFFGVTKLPKEKW
- a CDS encoding iron-sulfur cluster assembly accessory protein codes for the protein MQTETMLEAPISISDTAIKQLERIKNEQQIPDSHGLRVGVKGGGCSGFSYVMGFDLAQEKDQIFEIGGFKVLMDKAHSLYLVGMQIDWVEGLNNRGFTFVNPNAKDTCGCGQSFSA
- a CDS encoding ATP-binding cassette domain-containing protein produces the protein MISTTNVSLAYGKRILFDEVSISFTKGNCYGIIGANGAGKSTFLKILSGELFPNKGSVDISPGERLAVLKQNQFEFDNHSVLNTVFMGHKKLWNLILEREALYAKPDFSEEDGNKAAHLEEEFGEIGGYEAESEAATLLSSLGVPETMHYNSMSEVASNLKVRVLLAQALFGNPDILLLDEPTNGLDVDTIKWLENFLADYENIVVVVSHDRHFLDAVCTHVADVDRQKITVYTGNYSFWYESSQLAARQLSDKNKKVEDRRKELMDFIARFSANASKSKQATSRKKALEKLNIEQIHPSSRKYPGIVFKPEREVGDQILNVQHLGATVDGQVYYRDISFVLNKGDKVAIISKNQNAIHHFFDVLSGTKEAPEGSYSWGTTISKAYLPLDISEHFQNELNLMDWLRQYVPASYTDVDEVFLRGYLGRMLFSGDEVMKKCKVLSGGEKVRSMLSMMMLQNPNVLLLDEPTNHLDLESIQAFNENMIAFNGIVLINSHDHTFLQTVCNRIIEITPNGCIDKLMNFDEYLENEAVLEQRNKMY
- a CDS encoding glutathione peroxidase, producing MKRILLFACGFLFFNQSYSQQMNLKTLYDFKALTIDGQEFDFNSLKGKKVLIVNTASLCGYTHQYKELEELYTMYGGEQFAIIGFPSNDFGEQEPGSNTEIKEFCSKNYGVSFQMMSKISVSGEHIDPLYKWLTTKEENGVQDAPVKWNFQKFLIDKNGQWAGMIAHRESPLCDPIVNWIKE